The following coding sequences lie in one Thermosulfuriphilus ammonigenes genomic window:
- a CDS encoding shikimate dehydrogenase, with protein sequence MAALITGQTKVFGIIGYPVAHSLSPAMHNAAFSAIGYPGVYVPFPVSKDLLAQAVVGLKALGVGGVSVTVPHKVAVMDFLDTIDPLATRIGAVNTIVVRDGRLEGTNTDWLGAVRALEEATDLKGKKAVVLGAGGAARAVVFGLLEAGSRVVVLNRTVAKAEALAEELGTEAGSLEDINRLSADILIQTTTVGMDEDRSPVPATVLSRFQVVMDIVYSPLKTRLLREAEAAGCRIVDGLAMLVYQGAAQFELWTGQRAPIEIMRQAALRALRN encoded by the coding sequence TTGGCTGCGTTGATTACCGGGCAGACTAAGGTCTTTGGAATCATTGGCTACCCGGTGGCCCACTCCCTGAGCCCGGCGATGCATAATGCTGCCTTTTCGGCTATTGGCTACCCCGGAGTCTATGTTCCCTTTCCTGTTTCAAAAGACCTTCTTGCCCAGGCCGTTGTGGGGCTTAAGGCTCTGGGGGTGGGCGGAGTCTCGGTGACCGTGCCCCACAAGGTGGCCGTAATGGATTTTCTGGATACGATAGACCCTTTGGCAACCAGGATAGGGGCGGTGAATACCATTGTAGTCCGTGACGGTCGTCTCGAAGGTACTAACACAGATTGGCTGGGGGCTGTAAGGGCCCTTGAAGAGGCAACGGACCTTAAGGGAAAGAAGGCGGTCGTTCTCGGAGCCGGCGGGGCGGCGCGAGCGGTGGTCTTTGGTCTTCTTGAGGCCGGATCCAGGGTAGTTGTCCTTAATCGGACGGTGGCCAAGGCCGAGGCCCTGGCCGAAGAGCTGGGGACAGAGGCCGGCTCCCTTGAAGATATAAATCGTCTTTCCGCAGACATCTTAATCCAGACCACCACTGTCGGTATGGATGAAGACCGATCGCCAGTTCCAGCCACCGTCCTCTCCCGTTTTCAGGTGGTTATGGATATCGTCTATTCCCCGCTTAAGACCAGGCTCCTCAGGGAGGCGGAGGCCGCCGGCTGTCGCATTGTTGATGGGCTGGCTATGCTTGTTTATCAAGGAGCGGCCCAGTTTGAACTCTGGACCGGCCAGAGGGCCCCAATAGAAATTATGAGACAGGCCGCCCTAAGGGCCTTAAGGAATTAA
- the aroD gene encoding type I 3-dehydroquinate dehydratase gives MICVSILEEDINRALSRAASAAQMADVVEIRLDGLSDPAPEAFLETISTPLLFTLRPEREGGRYRGPEKDRLAILAQTLGRAAYVDLEHDVSTSFWEDFLSRREGTKLIASCHYFSETPSEAVLRQKVMDLKNTGADLGKLVTYAQAPEDNLRVLSLPLWARRELDFPLIAFTMGPLGRITRLATLFLGGAMTYACLEEESQAAPGQLPVRTLKEMLAWLR, from the coding sequence TTGATCTGCGTCTCCATTCTTGAAGAAGATATAAACAGGGCCCTTTCCCGGGCTGCTTCAGCGGCCCAGATGGCCGATGTGGTAGAGATTCGACTGGACGGTCTCTCTGATCCTGCCCCTGAGGCCTTCCTTGAGACCATCTCAACTCCCCTTCTCTTTACCTTAAGGCCGGAGCGGGAAGGAGGCCGCTATCGGGGCCCGGAGAAAGATCGGCTGGCTATTTTGGCCCAGACTCTGGGACGGGCGGCCTATGTGGATCTGGAGCATGATGTTTCCACCTCTTTTTGGGAGGACTTTCTCTCCCGGCGGGAAGGGACCAAGCTTATTGCCTCCTGCCATTATTTTTCAGAGACCCCTTCGGAGGCTGTTTTAAGACAGAAGGTCATGGATCTCAAAAATACCGGGGCTGATCTGGGCAAGTTAGTTACCTACGCTCAGGCGCCAGAGGATAATCTGCGCGTTCTCTCCCTCCCCCTCTGGGCCCGCAGGGAACTAGACTTTCCCCTTATAGCCTTCACCATGGGGCCTTTAGGGCGAATAACCCGACTGGCCACCCTTTTTTTGGGAGGAGCCATGACCTATGCCTGTCTGGAGGAGGAGTCTCAGGCTGCCCCGGGCCAGCTTCCGGTCAGAACTCTTAAGGAGATGCTGGCTTGGCTGCGTTGA
- a CDS encoding histidinol phosphate phosphatase domain-containing protein yields the protein MFDLHCHSIFSDGELIPSELVRRLEVMNYEAVAITDHADASNLDFIIPRLVRVAEEINRASRTKLIPGIEITHVAPELISSLVARARELGARVVVVHGETIVEPVAPGTNRAGILAGADILAHPGLISEEDVRLAAEKGVFLELSGRRGHCLTNGHVAALAKQLGASLIVNSDGHAPDDFLSPERARQVALGAGLREEEVSRLFSQARDHFLISG from the coding sequence ATGTTTGATCTGCACTGTCATTCTATCTTTAGCGACGGGGAGCTGATTCCTTCGGAGCTGGTTCGCCGACTGGAAGTAATGAACTATGAGGCCGTAGCCATTACGGATCATGCCGATGCCTCAAACCTTGACTTTATCATTCCCAGGTTGGTCAGGGTGGCCGAGGAAATAAATCGCGCCAGCCGGACTAAACTTATCCCCGGAATAGAGATTACCCATGTGGCCCCAGAACTCATTTCTTCTTTAGTGGCCCGGGCCCGGGAGCTGGGGGCCAGGGTCGTCGTTGTCCACGGAGAGACTATCGTTGAGCCAGTGGCCCCAGGGACCAATCGGGCCGGAATTTTGGCCGGAGCCGATATCCTGGCCCATCCTGGTCTTATCAGCGAAGAGGACGTCCGGCTGGCGGCAGAAAAGGGAGTCTTTTTGGAGCTTTCCGGCCGCCGGGGCCATTGCCTTACTAACGGCCATGTGGCCGCCCTGGCCAAACAACTAGGGGCTTCCCTGATTGTTAACTCTGACGGTCATGCCCCTGATGACTTTCTTTCACCTGAAAGGGCCCGTCAGGTGGCCCTTGGGGCTGGTCTCCGGGAGGAAGAGGTCTCTCGTCTCTTCTCTCAGGCCAGGGATCACTTTTTGATTTCTGGATAG
- a CDS encoding bifunctional nuclease family protein, whose translation MIRMEIQTIALDPISNTPIMILREKGGERTLPIWIGLLEATAIATQIEKIEFSRPMTHDLLKNILDNLGIKVPRVEVCDLKDNTYYALITLDLDGREMQIDARPSDAIALALRTGAEIYVHEEVLLKSRQAEGQKAEAQSKEGDKWSEVLESLDPEIFSKYKM comes from the coding sequence ATGATCAGAATGGAGATTCAGACCATCGCCCTTGACCCTATCTCTAACACCCCCATTATGATTTTGCGGGAAAAGGGAGGCGAGAGAACCCTTCCCATCTGGATCGGTCTGCTGGAGGCCACGGCTATTGCCACCCAGATAGAAAAGATCGAATTCTCCCGTCCCATGACCCACGATCTCCTGAAAAATATCCTCGATAATCTGGGAATAAAAGTTCCCCGAGTGGAGGTCTGTGACCTTAAAGACAATACCTATTATGCCCTGATCACCCTTGATCTGGATGGGCGGGAGATGCAGATAGACGCCAGGCCCAGTGATGCCATTGCTCTGGCCCTTCGCACTGGGGCCGAGATTTATGTCCACGAAGAGGTTCTTCTTAAGAGTCGCCAGGCCGAAGGGCAGAAGGCCGAGGCTCAGAGCAAAGAGGGCGATAAGTGGTCAGAGGTTTTGGAATCCCTTGATCCGGAGATCTTCAGCAAGTACAAAATGTAG
- the miaB gene encoding tRNA (N6-isopentenyl adenosine(37)-C2)-methylthiotransferase MiaB, with protein MKRQEAPSVAQRRVFIRTFGCQMNEYDSRRMLESLRPEYTPVSAPEDADLIILNTCSVREKAEVKVYSLAGRLKHLKRRRPDLIIAVCGCVAQQEGQRLVERMPHIDIVLGPQGIYRLREALAKVRAGEGPVVDTDIRDDFCLPSALSPEVKAVKAFVTIMQGCNNYCSYCVVPYVRGPEISRRPGEILAEIRALVSQGVREVTLLGQNVNSYGKRQPGFPTFAQLLERVAQIDGLWRLRFTTSHPKDLSPELMRAFVEIPILCEHLHLPVQSGSDRILAAMNRGYRREDYLKKVERLRELVPEIALTTDIIVGFPGEREEDFQATLDLLKEVEFDEIFSFKYSDRPFARARSFPDKVPEEVKEERLATVHNLQLEISRRRYRRLVGQEVEVLVEGRGKSDPRQWTGRTRQNTVVNFYGGQDLTGKLVKVLVEEACQHSVRGRLVGTLH; from the coding sequence ATGAAAAGACAGGAGGCTCCCTCGGTGGCCCAGAGGCGGGTCTTTATCCGGACCTTTGGTTGCCAGATGAACGAATACGACTCCAGGCGCATGTTGGAGTCCCTAAGGCCCGAATACACGCCGGTCTCTGCCCCTGAGGATGCGGATCTCATTATCCTCAATACCTGTAGTGTTCGGGAAAAGGCCGAGGTTAAGGTTTATAGTCTGGCTGGTCGTCTCAAGCATCTCAAACGGCGACGTCCGGATTTGATTATCGCTGTCTGTGGTTGTGTGGCCCAGCAGGAGGGTCAACGTCTGGTGGAACGGATGCCCCACATAGACATTGTCCTGGGCCCCCAGGGGATCTATCGCCTTCGAGAGGCCCTGGCCAAGGTCCGGGCCGGCGAGGGGCCGGTAGTGGATACAGATATTCGGGATGATTTCTGTCTTCCTTCGGCGCTCTCTCCAGAGGTCAAGGCCGTCAAGGCCTTTGTGACTATCATGCAGGGGTGCAACAATTATTGTTCCTATTGCGTGGTTCCCTATGTCAGGGGGCCAGAGATCAGTCGCCGGCCAGGCGAGATTTTGGCGGAGATAAGGGCTCTTGTATCTCAGGGGGTGAGGGAGGTTACCCTTCTGGGGCAGAACGTTAACTCCTATGGTAAAAGGCAGCCCGGGTTCCCCACTTTTGCGCAACTTCTGGAGCGGGTAGCCCAGATTGATGGACTGTGGCGGCTCAGATTCACCACTAGCCATCCCAAAGATCTTTCCCCGGAACTCATGCGGGCCTTTGTAGAGATTCCCATTCTTTGTGAGCATCTTCACTTGCCGGTTCAATCAGGCTCTGATCGTATCCTGGCGGCCATGAACCGTGGCTACCGACGGGAAGATTATCTCAAGAAGGTGGAGCGTTTGCGGGAGTTGGTTCCAGAGATAGCCCTGACTACAGATATCATCGTGGGTTTTCCGGGTGAAAGAGAGGAGGATTTTCAAGCTACCCTTGATCTTCTTAAAGAAGTAGAATTTGACGAAATATTCTCCTTTAAGTATTCAGATCGCCCTTTTGCCCGGGCTCGGTCCTTTCCTGATAAGGTCCCTGAAGAGGTTAAAGAAGAGCGTTTAGCTACCGTCCACAACCTGCAGCTGGAGATAAGTCGCCGGCGTTATCGACGTCTTGTAGGGCAGGAGGTAGAGGTGCTGGTGGAAGGCCGGGGCAAAAGCGATCCCCGTCAGTGGACAGGGCGAACCAGACAGAACACGGTAGTGAATTTTTATGGTGGCCAGGACCTTACCGGAAAGCTGGTTAAGGTTCTGGTAGAGGAGGCCTGCCAGCATTCGGTGAGAGGCCGTCTGGTGGGAACTCTCCATTGA
- a CDS encoding TolC family protein has protein sequence MRRTVALFLLFLIWPAAVLASPLSLEDCLRLALKRHPRLKVAKETVFEARFREKVALKDFLPRLSTTYTYSHYRDRNTVVILNRDIPISSQDTYQWQVVLNQPVFHGLALWARHRLAALEVDISRAEELRARQELVYAVKEAYFHLLEARRRLEEVSLAVKRLKAHFDDAEAFYSQGLINRADLLQAKVAYMEGRHGLVRAQNAVRLARARLNILLQEDINHPLEIVDSLDQPVIFPSFKEALQRAQKRRPEVVSASLALEKARQGVRLAKSAYYPWVDLVATYQRQGNSPDLERNPYGLTENVIFMAEVRWSLFEWGKTGDEVAAALARLRKAEALRKEILDQIALEVKAAYLGLEEARERLKVTRAALEQAEENFRLHRERYREQLASSTEVLDAEHLLFKARINHLTALVELHLARARLSLAMGSGYPPQVESGPAIE, from the coding sequence ATGAGGCGGACGGTAGCCCTTTTTTTGCTTTTTTTGATCTGGCCAGCGGCAGTTCTGGCCAGCCCTTTAAGCCTTGAGGATTGTCTCCGTCTGGCCCTAAAACGACATCCCAGGCTCAAAGTAGCCAAAGAGACCGTTTTTGAGGCCAGATTCCGGGAGAAGGTCGCCTTAAAGGATTTTTTGCCCCGTCTCTCCACCACCTATACCTACAGCCACTATCGGGATCGAAACACCGTGGTCATCCTCAACCGGGATATTCCCATCTCCTCTCAGGATACCTACCAGTGGCAGGTGGTCCTTAATCAGCCCGTTTTCCACGGCTTAGCCCTTTGGGCCAGGCACCGTTTGGCGGCCCTGGAGGTGGATATATCCCGGGCCGAGGAACTTCGGGCCCGCCAGGAGCTTGTTTACGCCGTAAAAGAGGCCTATTTCCACCTTTTGGAGGCCCGGCGACGCCTGGAAGAGGTCTCCCTGGCGGTCAAACGCCTTAAAGCCCACTTTGACGACGCTGAGGCCTTTTACTCCCAAGGGCTAATCAACCGGGCCGATCTTCTTCAGGCCAAGGTGGCCTATATGGAGGGAAGACACGGGCTTGTCCGGGCCCAAAATGCCGTCCGTCTGGCCCGGGCCAGGCTCAATATTCTTCTCCAAGAAGACATCAATCATCCTTTGGAGATAGTCGACTCCCTAGATCAGCCCGTCATATTTCCATCTTTTAAAGAGGCCCTTCAAAGGGCCCAGAAGAGGCGTCCGGAAGTTGTTTCTGCTTCGTTGGCCCTGGAGAAGGCCCGTCAGGGCGTTAGGCTGGCTAAGAGCGCCTATTATCCTTGGGTAGATTTGGTGGCTACCTATCAGCGTCAGGGAAACTCGCCAGATCTGGAACGCAACCCTTATGGGCTCACAGAAAACGTCATCTTTATGGCCGAGGTTCGCTGGAGTCTTTTTGAGTGGGGCAAGACGGGTGACGAGGTCGCGGCGGCCCTGGCCAGACTAAGGAAGGCCGAGGCCTTGAGGAAGGAGATCCTCGACCAGATAGCCCTTGAGGTCAAGGCGGCCTATTTGGGGCTGGAAGAGGCCCGGGAGAGGTTAAAGGTTACCAGGGCCGCTCTGGAGCAGGCCGAGGAGAACTTTCGACTCCACCGGGAGCGGTATCGAGAACAGCTGGCCTCCAGTACCGAGGTGCTTGATGCCGAACACCTTCTCTTTAAGGCCAGGATAAATCACCTAACTGCCCTGGTTGAACTTCATTTGGCCCGGGCTCGCCTTTCGCTGGCCATGGGAAGTGGTTATCCGCCTCAGGTTGAATCTGGGCCCGCGATAGAATAA
- a CDS encoding DUF4911 domain-containing protein: MEEWGSLLSSGKGVRIFLRINPQKIYWLRFILEGYGHLGLVRTRDVHRGEVEILVSRDTYWQVMEIISGLASQLHLKEAP, encoded by the coding sequence ATGGAGGAGTGGGGTTCCCTTCTTTCTTCAGGCAAGGGGGTGAGGATTTTTTTGCGTATCAACCCTCAGAAGATCTATTGGCTTCGATTCATTCTCGAAGGCTATGGTCACCTGGGTCTGGTGCGCACCAGGGATGTTCACCGGGGGGAGGTGGAGATCCTGGTCAGTCGGGATACCTATTGGCAAGTGATGGAGATTATCTCTGGCCTGGCCTCTCAACTCCATCTCAAGGAGGCTCCATGA
- the feoB gene encoding ferrous iron transport protein B, whose amino-acid sequence MKKITLALIGNPNAGKTTIFNNLTGARQKVGNWPGVTVEKKEGRLRRGDYEIRVVDLPGIYSLTAYSVEEVIARDFILEDRPDVVVDVIDASNLERNLYLAVQLLELEAPLVFAMNMVDLAEARGMKIDFDQLSVLLGVPIVKTVGTKAVGMEELISTAISVAEGKEPRLRRVHINYGPELEKEIARLSKILSQSPLGQKYPSRWLAVKLLEADQDIVAKVVQEAGGQEIVTQAEASRERIQTLLEESPEALIAEARYGFIAGALRETMRLTPQARVSLSDRIDQVVTNRLFGFPIFFAFMYLLFYLTFRLGEVPVSWIEAGVEWLGAQISAHMAPSLLRDLLVEGIVAGVGGVIVFLPNILLLFLGISLLEDTGYMARAAFIMDRVMHTLGLHGKSFIPLLMGFGCNVPALMATRTLESRKDRLLTILINPLMSCSARLPVYILFAGTFFPGREGNVIFAIYLLGIVLAVLMGQLFSKTIFRGEAAPFVLELPPYRLPTLKSIIIHMWDKTKVYLQKMGGVVLAFSVILWALTVFPRVDGHSPPIEESYIGRAGRAIEPFIAPLGFNWQMGVSLLTGFVAKEVVVSSMGVLYQVDEVEGEEGFSTLSQALKNSGITPLTAFAFMAFVLIYVPCIVSVVTIWRETGSIGWTLFAIGYLVSLAWIVAFVIRQVGLILGLS is encoded by the coding sequence ATGAAGAAGATCACCCTGGCCCTCATCGGCAACCCCAATGCCGGAAAGACAACCATCTTCAACAACCTCACTGGTGCCCGCCAGAAGGTGGGCAACTGGCCGGGAGTTACTGTAGAGAAAAAGGAAGGCCGCTTACGTCGCGGGGACTATGAGATTCGGGTGGTGGATCTCCCGGGAATTTATTCTCTTACGGCCTATTCCGTTGAGGAAGTTATCGCTCGGGACTTTATCCTTGAGGACCGGCCGGATGTGGTGGTTGATGTCATCGATGCCTCTAACCTGGAGCGCAATCTGTATCTGGCCGTTCAGCTTCTCGAGCTCGAGGCTCCTTTGGTTTTTGCTATGAACATGGTTGATCTGGCCGAGGCCAGGGGGATGAAGATCGACTTTGATCAACTCTCGGTTCTCCTGGGGGTACCCATTGTCAAGACGGTGGGCACCAAGGCCGTAGGAATGGAAGAGCTTATCTCTACGGCCATCTCGGTGGCCGAAGGTAAAGAGCCCCGGCTTCGCCGTGTCCATATAAATTATGGTCCAGAGCTGGAGAAAGAAATTGCCCGTCTTTCAAAAATCCTCTCTCAAAGCCCTCTTGGGCAGAAGTATCCCTCGCGCTGGCTGGCAGTAAAGCTCCTTGAGGCCGACCAGGATATCGTCGCCAAGGTGGTTCAGGAGGCCGGAGGCCAGGAGATAGTCACCCAGGCCGAGGCCTCTAGAGAAAGAATCCAGACCCTTCTTGAAGAGAGCCCCGAGGCTCTGATCGCTGAGGCCCGCTATGGCTTTATCGCCGGGGCCTTAAGAGAGACCATGAGGCTTACTCCCCAGGCTCGAGTAAGCCTCTCTGATCGTATTGATCAAGTAGTCACCAACCGGCTCTTCGGTTTTCCTATCTTTTTTGCCTTCATGTACCTTCTTTTTTATCTCACCTTTCGTCTGGGGGAGGTTCCTGTTTCCTGGATTGAGGCCGGGGTGGAGTGGCTGGGGGCCCAGATAAGTGCCCACATGGCTCCCAGTCTTCTGCGGGATCTTTTGGTCGAGGGCATTGTGGCTGGTGTGGGAGGGGTGATCGTCTTCTTACCCAATATTCTCCTTCTCTTTCTGGGGATAAGCCTCCTTGAGGATACCGGCTATATGGCCCGGGCGGCCTTTATTATGGATCGAGTCATGCACACTCTGGGGCTCCATGGCAAGTCATTTATCCCTTTGCTTATGGGCTTTGGTTGTAATGTCCCGGCCCTTATGGCTACCCGGACTCTTGAATCGCGCAAGGACAGGCTTCTTACTATTCTCATCAACCCTCTGATGAGTTGTTCGGCCAGGTTGCCTGTCTATATCCTCTTTGCCGGGACTTTTTTCCCGGGTCGGGAAGGGAATGTTATCTTTGCTATTTATCTCCTGGGGATTGTTCTGGCCGTCCTGATGGGACAGCTCTTTAGTAAAACCATCTTCAGGGGTGAGGCGGCCCCCTTTGTCCTGGAGCTCCCCCCCTATCGCCTGCCGACCTTAAAGAGCATTATCATCCATATGTGGGACAAGACCAAGGTTTATCTCCAGAAAATGGGGGGAGTGGTTCTGGCCTTTTCGGTGATTCTCTGGGCCCTGACAGTATTTCCTCGGGTAGATGGTCACTCCCCTCCCATAGAGGAGAGCTATATCGGGCGAGCCGGCCGGGCCATTGAGCCCTTTATCGCCCCCTTAGGCTTTAATTGGCAGATGGGAGTCTCCCTGCTCACCGGCTTTGTGGCCAAGGAGGTGGTCGTCTCCTCCATGGGGGTTCTCTACCAGGTAGATGAAGTTGAAGGGGAGGAGGGCTTTAGCACCCTATCTCAAGCCTTAAAGAACAGTGGAATCACCCCCCTTACGGCCTTTGCCTTTATGGCCTTTGTGCTTATCTATGTCCCCTGTATTGTCAGTGTAGTGACTATCTGGCGAGAGACGGGGTCAATCGGCTGGACCCTGTTTGCCATCGGCTATCTGGTAAGTCTGGCCTGGATTGTGGCCTTTGTTATCCGTCAGGTAGGCCTGATCCTGGGTCTTTCCTGA
- a CDS encoding FeoA family protein has product MACRLDDLRTGQRGRILKILGSGPFKMRLMEMGFIPGAEVEVVRYAPLKDPVDYLIKGYHVSLRHEEAEKILVDPL; this is encoded by the coding sequence ATGGCTTGTCGTCTGGATGATCTCCGTACCGGTCAGCGGGGTCGGATTCTAAAGATTCTTGGTAGCGGTCCCTTTAAAATGCGTCTTATGGAGATGGGCTTTATCCCCGGGGCTGAGGTAGAGGTGGTTCGTTATGCGCCGCTTAAGGATCCGGTGGACTATCTCATTAAAGGCTATCACGTCAGCCTCCGCCATGAGGAGGCGGAGAAGATCCTCGTTGATCCCCTCTAG
- a CDS encoding Fur family transcriptional regulator — translation MTREKNDGPQGRPEFQIFKDYIRKKGLRYTPEREIILREIVNTGDHFDVDELYLRLRNKGERLSKASIYRTIPLLIDCGLIQEVYYEDGHMHYEFIYGHEHHCHLRCLECRRIDEFVEPSLKKIEDRLARKFGYRVVGHKLEVYGYCPECRKKLNLR, via the coding sequence ATGACCAGAGAAAAAAACGATGGTCCCCAGGGGCGTCCGGAGTTTCAGATCTTTAAAGACTATATTCGAAAAAAGGGGCTTCGATACACCCCAGAAAGGGAGATAATCCTCCGGGAGATTGTAAATACCGGAGATCACTTTGATGTTGATGAACTTTACCTGCGTCTGCGCAACAAGGGTGAGCGTCTTTCCAAGGCCTCCATATACCGAACCATTCCTCTCCTCATAGACTGTGGTCTTATTCAAGAGGTCTATTACGAAGACGGTCACATGCACTATGAGTTCATCTATGGCCATGAGCACCATTGTCATCTTCGTTGTCTGGAATGCCGTCGGATAGATGAATTTGTTGAGCCCTCTCTCAAGAAGATTGAGGATCGTCTGGCCAGAAAATTCGGTTATCGGGTTGTCGGTCACAAGTTAGAGGTTTACGGTTATTGCCCCGAGTGTCGCAAGAAGCTCAATCTGCGTTAG
- a CDS encoding DUF362 domain-containing protein — MASKVYFVDLRANPRLNLLDKTALLLEKLGIREVIRPSRQVGIKIHFGERGNLAFIRPQYVRRVVDLLKELGASPFLTDTNTLYKGSRSDAVVHLETAIENGFDFAVVRAPIIIADGLLGDNFVRLEVDFPLLKELFIAQAIYRADALVVMSHVKGHELSGFGGAIKNLGMGCAARKGKLAQHSTIAPKVNKKKCVFCKTCLEYCPSGAIAPGPTGKRMVIEPQKCIGCGECIAICPSGAIQVQWNEVGPVFLKKLAEYAKGALWGKADRALFLNFIMNVSPACDCYHFNDYPFVRDIGILASRDPVAIDQASVDLINQEMALPGSALTRNVSPGEDKLRGLYPKVDWEIQLDHAEEIGLGSRQYQLERL, encoded by the coding sequence ATGGCCAGTAAGGTTTACTTTGTTGATCTGAGGGCCAACCCACGTCTGAATCTTTTGGATAAAACCGCCCTCCTTCTGGAGAAGCTGGGGATAAGGGAGGTCATAAGGCCCTCCCGCCAGGTAGGAATAAAGATTCACTTCGGTGAGCGAGGCAACTTGGCCTTTATTCGTCCGCAATATGTCCGGCGGGTGGTAGATCTTCTTAAGGAATTGGGAGCCAGCCCCTTTCTTACCGACACCAATACTCTTTACAAAGGAAGCCGTTCTGATGCCGTCGTTCATCTGGAGACGGCTATAGAAAACGGCTTTGATTTTGCCGTGGTTCGGGCCCCGATAATCATTGCCGATGGCCTTCTGGGGGACAACTTTGTCCGCCTGGAGGTGGATTTTCCTCTGCTCAAGGAGCTCTTCATTGCTCAGGCCATTTACCGGGCCGATGCCTTGGTGGTCATGAGTCATGTCAAAGGCCATGAGCTTTCAGGTTTTGGGGGAGCTATCAAAAACCTGGGAATGGGATGTGCGGCCCGCAAGGGAAAGCTGGCCCAGCATTCTACCATTGCCCCCAAAGTCAACAAAAAAAAGTGTGTGTTCTGCAAGACCTGTCTGGAATACTGTCCTTCCGGGGCCATTGCCCCCGGCCCAACAGGCAAGAGGATGGTGATCGAGCCTCAAAAATGCATTGGCTGTGGTGAGTGTATCGCCATTTGTCCTTCCGGGGCCATCCAGGTTCAGTGGAACGAGGTGGGGCCTGTCTTTCTTAAGAAGCTGGCAGAATATGCCAAGGGAGCCCTCTGGGGCAAGGCTGACCGGGCCCTTTTTCTTAATTTTATCATGAACGTCTCCCCGGCCTGTGACTGCTACCACTTTAACGACTATCCCTTTGTTCGGGATATAGGTATTTTGGCCTCGCGAGACCCGGTAGCCATTGATCAGGCATCAGTTGATCTCATCAATCAGGAGATGGCCCTCCCGGGCTCGGCCCTCACCAGGAATGTCTCCCCAGGAGAGGACAAACTGCGCGGGCTTTACCCCAAAGTGGATTGGGAGATTCAACTGGATCATGCCGAGGAAATCGGTCTTGGAAGTCGTCAATATCAGCTGGAAAGGCTCTGA